The stretch of DNA AGTAGAACCGGGCGGGTCCGGCCCGTCACAGCCGAAGAACAAGGGGTACGGAGAGCGCTCCGTACAACCGGGGTGGTACCGCGGCGAGAGTCGTCCCCGGGGTTTCGACAGGCTCCACCACCGAAATCCCAGGAGATGCCCCGATGACCTATCCCAAGGTCACCACCGACCCCTCGCTCGACCCGGCCAAGGGCGGCGTCCCCGCAAGCCCTCGCTTCCCCGAGCTCGAGCAGCGCGTGCTGGCCTACTGGGCCCAGGACGGCACCTTCCAGGCCAGCATCGACGCACGGGACGCGGGCGCCGACGGCGGCAACGAGTTCGTGTTCTACGACGGGCCGCCGTTCGCCAACGGTCTGCCGCACTACGGCCACCTGCTGACCGGCTACGTCAAGGACATCGTCCCGCGCTACCAGACCATGCGGGGCAAGCGCGTCGAGCGCCGGTTCGGCTGGGACACCCACGGGCTGCCCGCCGAGCTCGAGGCGATGCGCCAGCTCGGCATCAAGACCACCGACGAGATCGACGAGATGGGCATCGACGTCTTCAACGCGGCCTGTCGCGAGTCGGTGATGAAGTACGCCGGGGAGTGGCGCGACTACGTCACCCGGCAGGCCCGCTGGGTCGACTTCGAGCACGACTACAAGACGCTCAACCCCGATTACATGGAGTCGGTGATCTGGGCGTTCAAGACGCTGTTCGACAAGGGCCTGATCTACGAGGGCTTCCGCGTGCTGCCCTACTGCTGGAACGACGAGACCCCGTTGTCGAACCACGAGCTGCGGATGGACGACGATGTCTACCAGCAGCGCCAGGACCCGGCCGTCACGGTCGGGTACGACGTGACGAGCGAGGGCTCGTTCCGGGGCAAGAAGCTGCTGATCTGGACCACCACCCCGTGGACCCTGCCGAGCAACCTGGCGGTGATGGTCGGCACCGAGATCGACTACGTCTCGGTCGCCGCGCCCGACGGGCACGAGTACCTCCTCGCCGAGGCCCGCGTCGCGGCGTACAAGAAGGAGCTCTACCCCGAGGCCGACGAGCCGGCGATCACCTGGCGGGGCAAGGGCGCCGACCTGATCGGCCTGACGTACACGCCGCCGTTCCGCTACTACGAGGGACACGCCAACGCCTTCCGGGTCGTCGCCGCCGACGACGCCGTCACCACCGACTCCGGTGTCGGCCTCGTGCATACCGCCGGTGCGTTCGGCGAGATCGACAAGGAGGTCACCGACCGCGAGGACATCGAGGCGGTGATGCCGGTCGGCAAGGACGGCAAGTTCACCGCGCCGGTCACCGATTACGCCGGCCTGCAGGTCTTCGAGGCCAACCGGCCGATCATCAACGACCTGAAGAACGTCTCCGGCCCGGTCACTCCGGGCACGGTGCTGCTGCGCCAGGAGTCCTACGAGCACTCCTACCCGCACTGCTGGCGCTGCCGGAAGCCGCTCATCTACAAGGGCGTCTCCAGCTGGTTCGTCGAGGTCACCGCGTTCAAGCAGCGCATGCTCGAGCTCAACGAGCAGATCCGCTGGGTGCCCGAGCACATCAAGCACGGCCAGTTCGGCAAGTGGCTGGAGAACGCGCGCGACTGGTCGATCACCCGCAACCGCTTCTGGGGCTCCCCGGTGCCGGTGTGGAAGAGCGACGACGAGGCGTACCCGCGGATCGACGTCTACGGCTCGTTCGAGGAGATCGAGCGCGACTTCGGCACGCTGCCGCTCAATGCGGACGGCGAGCGCGACCTGCACCGGCCGTGGGTCGACGAGCTGACCCGGCCGAACCCGGACGACCCGCGGCCCGAGGGCGAGCGGAGCACGATGCGGCGCGTCGACGACGTGCTCGACGTGTGGTTCGACTCCGGCTCGATGTCCTTCGCGCAGAACCACTACCCGTTCGAGAATCAGGACTGGTTCGACGGCACGGCCGAGAAGAAGGGCCACTTCCCGGGCGACTTCATCGTCGAGTACATCGGCCAGACCCGGGGCTGGTTCTACACGCTGCACATCCTGGCCACCTCGCTGTTCGACAAGCCGGCCTTCTCCTCGTGCGTGAGCCACGGCATCGTGCTGGGCTCGGACGGCAACAAGATGTCCAAGAGCCTGCGCAACTACCCCGATGTCAGCGAGGTCTTCGACAGGGACGGCGCGGACGCGATGCGCTGGTTCCTGATGTCGAGCCCGATCCTGCGCGGGGGCAACCTCGTGGTCACCGAGCAGGGCATCCGCGACTCGGTGCGCCAGGTGATGATCCCGCTGTGGAACAGCTGGTACTTCTTCCAGCTCTACGCCAACGCCGCCCAGCTCGACGCCGAGTGGTCGACCGCGTCGCAGGACCCGCTCGACCGCTACATCCTGGCCAAGACCCGAGCGTACGTGCGCCAGATGACCGAGGCGCTGGACCTCTACTACGTCGCCGACGCCTGCGAGGCCACCCAGCGCTTCCTCGACGTCTTGACCAACTGGTACATCCGGCGCTCGCGCGAGCGGTTCTGGAACGAGGAGCAGGCCGCCTTCGACACGCTGTACACGGTGCTCGAGATCGTGTGCCGCGTGACGGCGCCGCTGCTGCCGCTGACCACCGAGGAGGTGTGGCGTGGGCTCACCGGCGGACGCTCGGTGCACCTCGCCGACTGGCCGGCGGCCGAGGACCTGCCGGCGGACGGCGCGCTCGTCGCGGCGATGGACGCCGTCCGCGAGGTCTGCTCGGCCACCTCCGCGCTGCGCAAGGCGCGCAAGCTGCGCAACCGGCTCCCGCTCGGCGGCCTCACCGTGGTCGGGCCGAGCGTGGCCGGCTTCGAGGAGATCGTCGCCGACGAGGTCAACGTCAAGGCGGTGCGGCTGCTCGACGCGGCGAGCGAGGAGGCCCAGCGGTACGGCGTGGAGCAGCGGCTCACCGTCAACGCCCGCGCGGCCGGCCCCCGGCTGGGCAAGGACGTGCAGCTGGCGATCAGGGGCTCGAAGTCGGGCGACTGGTCGGTGGCGGCCGACGGCACCGTCACCGCCGGTGGCCTGGTGCTGGTCGAGGGGGAGTACACCCTGGAGACAGTCGCCGGCGCCGCCTCGCAGACCCAGGCGGTCGGCATGCTCGCGGACGGTGGCTTCGTGGTGCTCGACACCCTGGTCACCCCCGAGCTCGCCGCCGAGGGCCTGGCACGGGACCTGGTCCGCGCCGTCCAGCAGGCGCGCAAGGACGCCGGCTTCCACGTCGAGGACCGCATCGAGCTGACCATCGCCGGTGGGGAGGCGGTGCGGGAGGCGGCGCGCCGGCACGAGACGCTGATCGCGCAGGAGACGCTGGCGACGACGTACGCCGTGACGGACGCGGCGGAGGGCATCGAGGTCGCCGTCGGCGAGGGCGAGAAGGCGACGATCGCCGTCGCCCTGGCCTGACCCGGCGCGCGTCCGCCGAGCCTGTCGAGACCTCTCGACAGGCTCGGCGGACGACGGATCAGCTGTGCCGCTGCTTCACGTGCACCTTGACGTTCTTCGTGTGGTGCTGCTTGTCGACGTCGACGTACATCACCGTGAACCGGTGGTTGCCCACCGCCAGGTGCTCGGTCGGCAGCTTGATCTCCAGCCGGCTGCCGGCGTGCGCGTGGCCGTGGGCCACCACCTTGCCGCGGGCGTTGCGGACCACGAACCGGGAGCCCGGCTTGATGCCGGCGATGGTCAGGACCGCCCGCCGACCGTGGGGGACGACGTCGGTCACCCGCACCGCGCTGACGACCGCCGCCGGCTCGTAGGGCTCGGCCGTCTTCGCGGCGGCCGCCTTGGTGCCGGTCGTGGTGGTGGCATCCACCGGGTCCTGGTGCGGCGTCACCTGGCTGGCGCCCGGCCGCTTCGGCATCGCCAGCGTCGAGGCGGCCAGCTGGGCCTCGTAGTTGGCCTCGCGCGTGCTGGTGAGGAACTCCGTGCTGGTCGGCGGCGTCGCGACGGCTTCGCTCTGGAACGCCCCGGCCAGGTCGTCGAAGGTCGCCCGACGCCACGACGTGATGGCGCTGAAGGTCACCGGCTTCTTGGCGGCCAGGCCGTTGGTGATCCGGCCGGTGTTCAGGCCCCCGGCTGCCGTGATGGACTCGATGAGCCGCAGCGGCGAGGTGTGATCGGCGACCTGGGAGTAGATGTGGCCGCCGACCGTCCACGGCGAGATGATGATGCAGGGCACCCGGAAGCCGGCACCGGCCGGCAGGCCACCGCCCGGCGTGCCGCGCGGTGAGGGGATGGTCACGTACTCCTCGGGGTGCTGCTCGGGGTCCGGCACCGGCGGCGGCACGTGGTCGAAGAAGCCGTCGTTCTCGTCGTAGTTGATGATGAAGACCGTGGAGTTCCACAGGTCCTCGTTGGCGGCCAGGGCCTCCAGCTTCGAGGCCAGGAAGTAGGCGCCGGCGGCGGGCGTGTTCGGCGGGTGCTCGTCCGAGGCGTACGGACCGTCGGGGAAGAGCCAGGTCACGTCGGCCAGGGTGCCGTTCGCGCAGTCCTCCTCGAAGCCGTGGTAGGCCACCGTCGCCTTGGTCGGGCTCAGCGGGTCGCCGAGGCCGCCCTTGCCGTCGCCGAAGAGCGTCCCGGGCGTGGAGACGGCGTTGTAGAGCTCGTCGGCCACGATCCCCTTGGTCGCGAGGTTGGCCCACCAGCTGAAGTAGTTGTACGAGCTCGAGCTGCTGTAGGTCTTCACCGTGTAGCCGGCCGCGTACAGCGCCTCGGGTGCCGACTGCCACTTCAGCGCGTTCGGCTTGACCGTCTCCAGGATCGGACCGCCCTGGGTGCCCTGCGGGTCGTTCGTGCCCGACATCCAGATGGCACGGTTGGGATAGGTGGGTCCCATCACCGAGCAGTGGTAGTTGTCCAGCAGGGTGAACTTCTCCGCCAGCGCCCAGTGGAACGGGATGTCCTCCTGGGTCATGTAGCCCATGGTGTAGGAACCCTTGGTGTCGCCGTCCGACGCCAGGTGGGTGTGCAGCCAGCCGTCCATCGCGCCCTTGTTCCACGACGCATGCTGGTCGCGCCAGTCGTGCGAGAGCGACGGCACGGCGGCGGCCGCGGTGTTCTTGGTGTCCATGTGGAACGGCTCGAGGTAGCCGGCCGGGTTGGCCGGGTCGGGCTGCTTGAACACCGAGTTGCCGTTGGGCAGCGTCATCGCGGTCGGGTCGTCGAAGCCTCGTACGCCGGGGAAGGTGCCGAAGTAGTGGTCGAAGGACCGGTTCTCCTGCATCACGTAGACGACGTGCTTGACCTGCGAGAGGTCGAAGGGCTTCGTCTCGGCCGCAGCAGCGGCCTGGGCGAGCCGGGTCGGCAGGATGCCGGACATGCCGGCCGCGCCGGCGACCGCCGCAGCACCGGCGATGACGGTGCGTCGGGAGACGCGGGCGGCTCCGAGCGAGGAGGAGGTGTTCTCAGTCATGATCGTCTTTCGTCGTTTCTTCTCGGAGCCTCAGTGAGCCGACCGCACGGCCGACTGGTCGGCCTTGACGGTCTTCTTGAGCTTCTTGATCTTCTTCTTGAGGTGGACGAGCTTGTGGTGGGCCTTCGCCTTGGCCGCCCGCGAGGAGTGCTTGGAGTGCAGCGCCTTGAGGGCCTTCTTCTTGGCCTTCTGGGTCTTGGCCAGCGTCGCGGTGTCCTTCGCGAGCTTCGCCTGCGCCTTCTGCAGCGCCGGGTTCGGCTTCACCACCGGAGGAGTGGTGCCGCCACCGCCGGTGGTGGCCTGCTTCGGGATGCTGACCGCGCCGGAGGTGGCGCTGGTGGAGGCGAAGTCCTCCTTGAGCGCCGTCACCGAGACCGTCAGGACGTGCCCACCGTCGGCGGCGGCCACGACGTACGTCGACTTCGTCGCACCGTCGATCGCCACCCCGTCCCGCAGCCACTGGTAGGTGAAGGAGTCGGCCGTCGGCGTCCAGGCGCCGGGGTCGGCCGTCAGGGTCGAGCCCACGGTGGCCTTGCCCGAGATGCTCGGTGCGGTCTGGACCGTGACCGGGCCGTTGGTGGCCACGGCGCACGCGGTGGCGGCGATCCCGGAGCCGGTCACGGCGACCTGGTCGGCCGGCTCGGTGGGCCCGGAGAGGTCACCGTCGTCGGCCACGTTCAGCACCGAGGCGATCGCGCTGTTGCGGGTGTCGGCGATGTAGAGGACGCCCTCGGTCTGGTCGATCGCGACGGCGTACGGCGTGTTCAGCCGCGTGCTGGCGGGCAGCGTCGCCGTGGCGACCGGGCTGAGGTTCTCGGCCCCGGCGACCGCGCCGACGTTCACCAGCGTCGAGATGGTGCCGTCCGGCGCCACCTCACGGATCGCGTTGTTGAAGGTGTCGGCGATGAACAGGTGGCCGGCGCCGTCGACGGCGACCCCCTGCGGGTCGTTCAGCTGGGCCGAGGTCGCCGGACCGCCGTCGCCGGAGTAGCCGCCGAGGCAGTCGTTGGTCGCCTGGCCGGCGGCGTAGTCGCCGGCCACCGTGGTGATGACACCGGTGGACGCGTCGACCCGACGGATCACGTTGTTCGCCGAGTCGGCGATGTAGACGTCGTCCTTGGCATCGACGGCCACGCCTGCGGGCAGCGAGAGCCGGGCCGCGGTCGCCGCCGAACCGTCACCGGTGTAGCCGGCCTTGCCGGTACCGGCGACGAGCTTGATCGCTCCGGCAGCGGTGACCTCGAGGATGCGGTGGTGGTAGGTGTCAGCGATGAACACGTTGTCGGCGCTGTCGACCACCACGGTGTCGGGGTGCCACAGGTCGACGGTCAGCGGCGTGTCGGATGAGGTGATCGCATCCGCCGTACCGGCGTCCCCGGTGCCCGCGAAGCGGTGGATCTTGCCGTCCGCCTTGGTGATCTCGCGGATCACGTTGTCCCCGCTGTCGGCGATGAAGATGTTGCCGTGCGAGTCGGTGGCGGTGCCGCCGGGCTGGTAGAGCTGGGCGGCCGTCGCGGGACCCTCGTTGCCGAGCTCTCCGAAACCGCCGAGCGAGCCGGCGATGGTCGTCAGCGAGCCGTCGTTGAGCGAGGCGAGCACGTTGTCACCGGTGTTCGAGACGTAGACCGTGCCGTTGTCGGCCGAGACGCCTGCCGGGCGGTAGAGACCGCCGGCCGGGGGCAGCGGCAGACCCGTGGTCACGTCGATGACCGGAGCACCGCCGGAGTCCTTGCCGTAGGGCACGCCCTGGAGCAGCGGTCCGGTGGTGTCGATGAGGCCGATCCCGTCGGTGTAGTCGTAGCCCTGCGGCGCGAGCAGCATCACGTAGTTGCTCTCGCTGACCTTGAGACCCGAGTCGGCCGCGTCGATCGTCAGCGAGGCCTTGGCCGGGACCGAGCTGCCCTTCGGCAGCACGTACGTCGAGCCGTCCTTGGTCCGCAGCTCGTAGCCGCTGACGTCCACCGCCGCGGCAGAGGTGTTGTCGATCTCCACCGAGCTGTCGGCGGTGCGACCCAGGGACACGTCCCGGGAGAAGCCGAGCTGCTCGAGGTCGACGGTGCCGGGGCTGCTGAGCGCTGTCTTGAGCGAGGAGTTGATGTCGTCCCCGCCGGCGGCCAGCGAGTTGTACCAGACGCTCGCCACCGGGCTGGTGAGGTCGGCGGGCACCGCGTAGTGCTCGGCGTAGTTGCCGTTGGTGGCGGTGCAGGTGGTCGAGCAGGGGGTGTCCACCCATGCCTGGGTGATGGGCGTCGTACCCCTGTTCACCGAGACGTAGAAGGTGTGGTCACCGCCGGAGTTGGCCATCGAGCTGAAGCCCTGGGCCAGCACCACCGAGGTCGCAGAGGGCAGCCCGTAGTTGGCGAGGAACTGTGCCGTGGTCTTCACGCCGAGGTACTGGTTCTCCACCCACCACACCAGCTGGGTGCCGTGGGCCGGGATGACCGGATCGACCAGCGGGGAGTTCGCCGTGGTGTCGGAGGGGTCATGCAGCGTCACCACGGCAGCGGACTTGGTGAGCGTGAGGCCGTAGGCCGCGAAGTCGATCGGGTGGTCGGTGGTGTTCGTGATCTCGCTGTACTCGTAGTAGTCGGTCGAGTTGTTGTCGTAGTTGACCTCCGAGACCAGCAGGTCGTTCGCGCTGATCGCCGGGGCGGCGGAGTCGTTAGCCGTGCCCTTGGTGGTGTAGGCCGAGACACCGAAGGCGCCGGTGCCGTCGGTGCCACGGGCCCACGACGTGGTGGCGTACGACGTCCACGAGGTCGAGTCGAGGAGCGTGCCGTCGGTCTCGGTCAGGTAGAGGGTGTCCTGGGCGGCCATGTCGAAGCCGGCTGCCTTGAGGGCCGGGCCGTCGACCACGACGTACCCGTCCGCGGCGATGTCCTGGGCCGGGACCCGATACACGTCGCCCTCGCTGTCCTCGAGGCGGACCGAGGTGGCCGTGAGTGCGGCGCCGGAGTTGTAGAGCTCGATCCAGTCGGTGGCCGGCGCGCCGCTGGCCCTGACCTCGTTGATCCGCAGACCGGCGAGCGGGTCGCCCGCGCCGGGGCCGCCGAGCCCGGGGAGCTCGACGATCGTGAAGTCCTTCGAGACCGAGTCCTGGGTGGTGCTGCTGTCGGTGGCCGTGACGTGGACGCTGTAGCGCCCGAGCTCATCGCCCGGCGTGCCGCTGATCAGCCCCGAGGTCTTGTCGATCGTGACGCCGGCCGGGAGGCCACTGGCGGCGAAGGTGTACGGCGAGGTGCCGCCGTGCGCCTGCACCTGGATGCCGGTGAGGGCGGTGCCCCGGCGTGCGGTCGCGTCGTCGATCGCGTCGAGTCGCAGCTCCTTGCCCAGCGTCAGGGTGAAGGAGATCGTGGTGCTGTCGCTCGCCACGTCGTCGCCCACGGTCACGGTGACCGGGTAGTCCTTCACGTCGTCGGAGAGGCTCGGCGTGCCGCTGATGACACCGGTGGTCGGGTCGATCGTGACCCCGCCCGGCAGACCGGCGGCGGCGTAGGTCAGCGAGCCGAAGAGCGGCTGCGCGTGCACGGCGATGGGGTTGATCGCCTCACCGACCGAGATCTCGGCGTTGCCGACGGCGGTGACGGCGACGTGATCGATGGTGGTGACGGGCGTGAAGTCGGTGCTGTTCGCATTCGCGTCCACGGGGTAGCCGTGGGCGAACTTGCGGGAGATGACGCAGGTGTTGTTGGTGCCGGAGTCGACACCGGTGACCTTGGCCGAACCCTTGCTCTCGGCCGCCGAGGGCTGATTGGTGGACGCGTTCATCCAGCCGACGCCGTCGACCTCGCCCGCCGCCTTCGCCGCGGCCGAGGAGAGATCGCCGTTGATGGCGCTGGTGCCCTTGGAGGCGTCGAGCAGCTCGATCTGGCCACCGGTGTTGCAACCGCCCATGTTGCTGCTGCCCTGGTTGCCGTTGGCAGGGGTCGCGACCGAGACGTCGAGGTCGGGCGTGAAGCCGGCGGTGTAGGTGCCGTGGTCGACCGGCGTATGCGCGTTGCCGTACCAGACGATGAAGTGATGGTGCGGTGCCACGGTGCCGTACAGCTTCACCAGGCTGCTGCACGCACCGGTGGCGGCGTAGGTGCGGTAACACAGGTCGTAGTTCGGCGTGACAGTGGCGTTGGGCGTCGTCGTGGTGTCGATCGAACCCAGCGAGATGGGGCTGTCGGTGGGGTTGTACAGGTCGACCCAGTCGTTGGTCCACCGCACGGTGTCGGAGTTCGCGCCGAAGACCGCCGCGATCACCAGGTGGTCGGTGTCGAGTGAGGGGTCGAGGTTGGGGGCGCCCTTGGTGGCCTTGCCGGCGGCGGAGAAGTCGCCGGTGCCATCGGGGTAGCGCGCCCAGGAGGTGGTGGTGAACGACGTCCACGAGGTCTCGTCGATCGTGGTGTCGTCGGCCTCGGTCAGGTCGAGGGTGTCGCTAGCCGCCAGGTCGAGGCCGGCGCCGTGGAGGTCGGCGCCCTCGACGACGACGTACGCGCCGGCTCCGATGCTCTGGGCAGGCACCTGGTAGCTGTCGCCCTCGCCGTCCACCAGGCTCACCGACGCGCTGCTGATCGCCGCACCGGTGTTGTAGAGCTCGACCCAGTCGTTCGCGGGCGTGCCGGTCGCCTTGACCTCGTTGATCCGCAAACCCGCAAGGGGGTCGGACTGGCCGGGCGCACCGGACTTCGGCAGTTCGGTGAGGGTGAAGTCGGTCGCTGCGGACTGGGCAGCGGCTCCCGCTCCGCTGTCGGTGACGGTGACGTGGACGCCGTAGCGACCGACCTTGTCGGTCGGCGTGCCGCTGATCTCACCGGTGGTCGGGTCGATGCTCACGCCGGTGGGCAGACCCGTGGCGCCATAGTGGTCATCGGGCGTGCCCCCGTGCGCGGTCACCTGGATCGGCGTGATGGACGCGCCCTTGTGCGCGGAGGTGTCCGGCACGCTGTCCACCCGCAGCGTGCTGCTCAGGTCGACGGCGAACGACGTGGTGGCGGTCTCCGAACCGGTCGGCCACGTGTCGGTGACGGTGACCGTCACCGGATAGGACTGCAGGGCGTCGGACGCGGCCGGAGTGCCGCTGATGAGGCCGCTGCTCGGGTCGATGCCGACTCCTGCGGGAAGCCCGTCGGCGGCGTAGCTCACCGTGCCCGAGGCGTTGCTGGCCTGGATCTGGATCGGCGCCATCGCCTCGCCGCGGCTGATGACCGCGTCGTCCACCTTCGCGACGGCGACGTGGCTGCTGGCCTGTGAGTGGATCGTGAAGTCGGTGGTGGTGAGAGCGGTGAAGTCGGCGGCGTTCTTGTCGGTGTCCTGCGGGATGTTGTTGCTGAACGTCCTCGCCGAGACGTAGGCGTTGCTCGGGCCCGCCGAGGCACCGGTCACGGTGCTGACGCCCCCGGTCTCGGCGCTGCCCGGCTGGGTGTAGGTCGGCGCGGCGTACTTGGTCCACGCGACGGCGTCGACGACACCGGCGTTCCTCGCGGCGGTCGAGGACAGGTCGCCGCTACCGGTGTAGGTGCCGCCGCTGGTCGCGCTCAGCAGCAGGATCTGGCCGCCGGTGCTGTAGCCACCGAAGCCGGTGTTCGACTGACCGGAGGGGTCGGTGGAGCTTCCCGCCGTGTTGCCGGCGTCGAGCGCGAAGTTCAGGTCGGGCGTGACGCCCGCGGGCGGAGTACCGCGGCTGGTGCCGGCTGCCGTGTTGTGGCCGTCCCAGATGAGGAAGTAGTGGTGCGACTTCACCGTGCCGTACAGCTTCATCGAGCTGCAGCTGGTTCCGCTGATGCTGCGGTAGCACTGGTAATAGTTCGGCGACACCGTGGATCCGCTGATCGTGCCGAGCGAGACGTCCTGGTCGGTGGGGTTGTAGAGCTCGACCCAGTCGCTGTTGTAGGCGCCGCCGTCGCTGCCGAACACCGCGGCGATGACCAGGTGGTCCGGGGCGGTGGGGTCCGCGGCCTGGGCACCGGTGGCGGTCACCGCCGTCACCGCCGTCATCGTGGCCGCGGCTGTCGCCACCGCGGCCAGGACGGCGGCGACGCGCCGCCTCAACTTCGAACGCTGGTTCAGTGCCACCGGGGGCCCTTCCGTCTGCGGGGATCCGACGCCGGGCAGTGGGGGTTGCCATGAGGGCGGCGGAGGATGACTGGCGCAGGGAATGTGGCAGCGCCGAGTAAACGCCCGACGTCGAGATCCTGAACGCGGCTGAGGTTTTACCTTTCGTCGTGAAGGTATTTGGGTGTACGCCGCTGCGAAGGTGACCGCTACCGCAACGCCTGGCCGGGGCTCGTTGTCCTGATCGGCCCCGGGGCCTGAGAGGCTGTCCCTCGTGAACGAGTTCGCGATCCCCCTTCCGCTGCCCCTCGACGTCGTGTCCCTGACCATGGCGTTGGTGAACACCCCGTCGGTCAGCCACGACGAGAGCGAGCTTGCGGACTCGGTCGAGGCGACGCTCGTACCCCTGCCCCACCTGGAGGTCGAGCGCTTCGGCAACACGATCGTGGCCCGCACCGATCAGGGCAGCGCGGAGCGCGTGATCGTGGCGGGCCACCTCGACACCGTCCCGGAGAACGACAACGCCCTCGCGCGCGTCGAGATGGGCAAGCTCTTCGGCCTCGGCGCCTGCGACATGAAGGGCGGTCTCGCGGTGATGCTGAAGACCGCCGCACTCGGCACCTACAACCGGGACGTCACCTTCGTCTTCTACGACTGCGAGGAGGTGGCCAGCGAGCACAACGGCCTGCGCCGGCTCGCCGAGCAGCGCCCCGATCTGCTGAGAGCGGACCTCGCGATCCTGATGGAGCCGAGCAACGCCGGCGTCGAGGCGGGCTGCCAGGGCACCATCCGGGTCGAGGTCACGGTGCCGGGGGAGCGGGCGCACAGTGCGCGATCATGGACCGGCGTGAACGCCATCCACCGCACGGGCGAGCTGCTGCGCAGGCTCGAGGCGTACGAGCCGCGACAGCCGGTGATCGACGGTCTGACCTACCACGAGGGCCTCAACGCGGTCTTCGTGCGTGGTGGCGTGGCCGGGAACGTCATCCCCGACACGTGCGTGCTGACGGTCAACTACCGGTTCGCCCCCGACCGCTCCGAGGCGGAAGCGGAGGCTTTCCTGCGGGAGTTCTTCGCGCCGTACGACGTCGTCGTGACCGACAGCGCACCCGGCGCCCTGCCGGGGCTGGACCGGGCGGCGGCCAAGGCGTTCCTGGACGCGGTCGGCAGCGAGCCCGGACCG from Nocardioides sp. BP30 encodes:
- a CDS encoding phospholipase C, with the protein product MTENTSSSLGAARVSRRTVIAGAAAVAGAAGMSGILPTRLAQAAAAAETKPFDLSQVKHVVYVMQENRSFDHYFGTFPGVRGFDDPTAMTLPNGNSVFKQPDPANPAGYLEPFHMDTKNTAAAAVPSLSHDWRDQHASWNKGAMDGWLHTHLASDGDTKGSYTMGYMTQEDIPFHWALAEKFTLLDNYHCSVMGPTYPNRAIWMSGTNDPQGTQGGPILETVKPNALKWQSAPEALYAAGYTVKTYSSSSSYNYFSWWANLATKGIVADELYNAVSTPGTLFGDGKGGLGDPLSPTKATVAYHGFEEDCANGTLADVTWLFPDGPYASDEHPPNTPAAGAYFLASKLEALAANEDLWNSTVFIINYDENDGFFDHVPPPVPDPEQHPEEYVTIPSPRGTPGGGLPAGAGFRVPCIIISPWTVGGHIYSQVADHTSPLRLIESITAAGGLNTGRITNGLAAKKPVTFSAITSWRRATFDDLAGAFQSEAVATPPTSTEFLTSTREANYEAQLAASTLAMPKRPGASQVTPHQDPVDATTTTGTKAAAAKTAEPYEPAAVVSAVRVTDVVPHGRRAVLTIAGIKPGSRFVVRNARGKVVAHGHAHAGSRLEIKLPTEHLAVGNHRFTVMYVDVDKQHHTKNVKVHVKQRHS
- the ileS gene encoding isoleucine--tRNA ligase, which produces MTYPKVTTDPSLDPAKGGVPASPRFPELEQRVLAYWAQDGTFQASIDARDAGADGGNEFVFYDGPPFANGLPHYGHLLTGYVKDIVPRYQTMRGKRVERRFGWDTHGLPAELEAMRQLGIKTTDEIDEMGIDVFNAACRESVMKYAGEWRDYVTRQARWVDFEHDYKTLNPDYMESVIWAFKTLFDKGLIYEGFRVLPYCWNDETPLSNHELRMDDDVYQQRQDPAVTVGYDVTSEGSFRGKKLLIWTTTPWTLPSNLAVMVGTEIDYVSVAAPDGHEYLLAEARVAAYKKELYPEADEPAITWRGKGADLIGLTYTPPFRYYEGHANAFRVVAADDAVTTDSGVGLVHTAGAFGEIDKEVTDREDIEAVMPVGKDGKFTAPVTDYAGLQVFEANRPIINDLKNVSGPVTPGTVLLRQESYEHSYPHCWRCRKPLIYKGVSSWFVEVTAFKQRMLELNEQIRWVPEHIKHGQFGKWLENARDWSITRNRFWGSPVPVWKSDDEAYPRIDVYGSFEEIERDFGTLPLNADGERDLHRPWVDELTRPNPDDPRPEGERSTMRRVDDVLDVWFDSGSMSFAQNHYPFENQDWFDGTAEKKGHFPGDFIVEYIGQTRGWFYTLHILATSLFDKPAFSSCVSHGIVLGSDGNKMSKSLRNYPDVSEVFDRDGADAMRWFLMSSPILRGGNLVVTEQGIRDSVRQVMIPLWNSWYFFQLYANAAQLDAEWSTASQDPLDRYILAKTRAYVRQMTEALDLYYVADACEATQRFLDVLTNWYIRRSRERFWNEEQAAFDTLYTVLEIVCRVTAPLLPLTTEEVWRGLTGGRSVHLADWPAAEDLPADGALVAAMDAVREVCSATSALRKARKLRNRLPLGGLTVVGPSVAGFEEIVADEVNVKAVRLLDAASEEAQRYGVEQRLTVNARAAGPRLGKDVQLAIRGSKSGDWSVAADGTVTAGGLVLVEGEYTLETVAGAASQTQAVGMLADGGFVVLDTLVTPELAAEGLARDLVRAVQQARKDAGFHVEDRIELTIAGGEAVREAARRHETLIAQETLATTYAVTDAAEGIEVAVGEGEKATIAVALA